The following coding sequences are from one Diabrotica virgifera virgifera chromosome 2, PGI_DIABVI_V3a window:
- the LOC126880933 gene encoding uncharacterized protein LOC126880933 yields the protein MDIVKQCKNLLLFIKRIRKIVFDKFTAKDKEIWVKRLTKQIKTCNKERDSGFALNRIVSLEVNINRYEIGNGSSYIKLPESIQKKRACINVKNSDQACFYWAIVSALYPAKAHKELPSSYPWYSTVLKTEDLEAPMPLHQISKFEKLNNISVNVFALELIENNEKSFFTVYPARLTKTVVAKHVNLLLIQNHYFPKLNDYEAPPVDNDNSEIKYHYCHITDMSKLVAGQLNKRKAKLFLCNRCLNYFSTEGKLSEHEKMCADMNNCKMSFPKYDAVSFKNYTYKQTTPFVIYADFECMLEKVTDLQTSCCTKKYQKHIPYSAGYYVKCSYDEKLSFFKSYRGIDCMEWFANELPNLAQSIHSKIKKIIPMQENPSTKLSKKGDISLLPVNKEKYISFTLNDAVTNIKFRFIDSLRFLGASLDELVSTLNKNDFKICKREFSRLSDDEFKLITKKGVFCYDFIDSWEKLNITDLPPIEAFYNKLNDTNLTDEKYAHAKIVWDTFNIENLGQYSDLYLKTDIVLLADVFETFRKKCFITYGLDPAWYYTMPGYSWDCMLKYVGCNLELLRDVDMILFMEKAIRGGISVCSGRMSEANNKYMSNYDPAQPSKYLMYFDVNNLYGWAMGEPLPYGGFEWMDVKDIDVMSVPDDSPVGYMLQVDLDYPRQLHDLHSDFPFAAEHRKALGSNHTKLMTTLYNKKEYIQSAWLRPYIELNTRLRAAATNDFGRNLYKLANNSVFGKTMENIRKHRIVKLVRSWNGRYGAKNLISSARFHSRKIFNENLVAIELIKSDLVFNKPLYIGMTVLDISKLCMYQFHYDYMLPKLGADKCNLMYMDTDSFIYELYCHDAYEEVIKQDLSKFDTSDYAVDNIYNIPRVNKKVLGVMKDENKGEIMTKFVGLRSKMYTFKVQSGRITKKAKGTKYNIVKNVIKFDDYVNCLNDFKEQTATQHSIRSYSHNVYSIEQTKIALSPYDDKRYLIPNSFRTLPLGHYSILE from the exons ATGGATATTGTTAAACAATGTAAAAATTTACTGTTATTCATCAAAAGAATCAGAAagatagtttttgataaattcACAGCTAAAGACAAAGAAATTTGGGTGAAACGCTTAACGAAACAAATCAAAACTtgtaataaa GAAAGGGACTCCGGTTTTGCATTAAATAGAATTGTATCTTTAGAAGTAAATATTAATCGATATGAAATTGGAAATGGTTCCTCGTATATTAAACTTCCTGAGAGTATTCAAAAAAAGCGTGCTTGTATTAATGTAAAAAATTCTGATCAAGCATGTTTTTATTGGGCAATAGTTAGTGCCCTCTATCCAGCTAAAGCACATAAAGAACTCCCATCCTCATACCCATGGTACAGTACAGTACTAAAAACAGAAGACCTAGAGGCACCAATGCCGTTacatcaaatttcaaaatttgaaaaattaaataatatatcaGTCAATGTATTTGCTTTAGAAttaatagaaaataatgaaaagtcaTTTTTCACAGTATATCCAGCTAGATTAACTAAAACAGTCGTTGCCAAACATGTAAATCTTCTTTTAATTCAGAATCACTATTTTCCTAAATTAAACGATTATGAAGCACCTCCAGTGGATAATGATAATTCAGAAATTAAGTACCACTACTGCCACATTACGGATATGTCTAAATTAGTTGCTGgtcaattaaataaaagaaaggcCAAATTATTTCTTTGCAATAGATGCTTAAATTATTTTTCAACTGAAGGGAAATTGTCGGAACATGAAAAAATGTGTGCAGATATGAATAATTGTAAAATGTCTTTTCCTAAATATGATGCTgttagttttaaaaattatacttataAACAAACAACGCCATTTGTCATATATGCAGATTTTGAGTGCATGTTAGAAAAAGTTACAGACCTCCAAACATCCTGTTGtactaaaaaatatcaaaaacatattccgTATAGTGCTGGATACTATGTAAAATGTAGCTATGATGAAAAGTTGTCTTTTTTTAAGAGTTATAGAGGCATTGACTGCATGGAGTGGTTTGCTAATGAATTACCAAATTTAGCTCAAAGTATTCATtcgaaaattaagaaaattatacCAATGCAGGAAAACCCGAGTACCA AGTTAAGCAAAAAAGGAGATATTAGTCTACTTCCAGTCAATAAAGAAAAATACATTTCATTTACACTTAACGATGCTGTTACTAATATAAAATTTCGATTTATTGATTCATTAAGATTTTTAGGAGCCTCTTTAGATGAATTGGTctcaacattaaataaaaatgacttTAAAATTTGCAAGCGAGAATTTAGCAGGTTAAGTGACGATGaatttaaattaataactaaaaaaggggTATTTTGCTATGATTTTATTGATTCTTGGGAAAAATTAAACATTACCGATTTACCTCCAATAGAGGCATTTTATAATAAGCTAAACGATACGAATCTTACAGATGAGAAGTATGCTCATGCTAAAATAGTTTGGGATACCTTTAACATTGAAAATTTAGGTCAATATTCAGATTTGTACTTAAAAACCGATATTGTGCTTTTAGCAGATGTTTTTGAAACTTTccgcaaaaaatgttttataacttATGGGTTAGATCCAGCCTGGTACTACACAATGCCCGGTTATTCTTGGGATTGTATGTTGAAATACGTGGGGTGTAACCTCGAGTTATTGCGTGACGTTGACATGATACTATTTATGGAGAAAGCAATTCGTGGAGGAATTTCAGTATGTAGCGGTAGAATGTCGGAGGCCAATAATAAGTACATGTCTAATTATGACCCCGCACAGCCCTCAAAATACTTAATGTATTTTGATGTCAATAATTTATATGGGTGGGCTATGGGAGAACCCTTACCCTACGGAGGGTTCGAATGGATGGATGTCAAAGACATTGATGTTATGTCTGTACCTGATGACTCTCCCGTAGGGTACATGTTACAAGTTGACTTGGACTATCCTCGCCAATTACATGATCTGCACTCAGATTTTCCATTCGCTGCCGAACACCGCAAAGCTTTGGGTTCAAATCATACTAAACTAATGACAACactttataataaaaaagaatatatc cAGTCTGCGTGGCTGCGACCCTACATAGAATTAAATACTCGACTTAGAGCTGCAGCTACGAACGATTTTGGAAGAAATTTATACAAATTGGCCAATAATAGTGTATTTGGAAAGACTATGGAGAATATAAGGAAACATAGAATAGTAAAACTAGTCAGATCATGGAATGGGCGATATGGTgctaaaaatttaatttctagTGCCAGGTTTCATAGCAGAAagatatttaatgaaaatttagtAGCTATAGAACTGATTAAATCAGATCTAGTTTTTAATAAACCCTTATACATTGGCATGACTGTTTTAGATATATCAAAATTATGTATGTACCAATTTCATTACGACTATATGCTTCCAAAATTGGGCGCagataaatgtaatttaatgtatatGGATACCGATAGCTTTATTTATGAACTGTACTGTCATGATGCATATGAGGAAGTAATAAAACAAGATCTATCAAAATTTGATACATCCGATTACGCTGTAGATAATATCTATAATATTCCTCgcgtaaataaaaaagttttaggaGTAATGAAAGATGAAAATAAAGGAGAAATTATGACAAAATTTGTGGGATTACGATCAAAAATGTATACTTTTAAAGTTCAATCTGGTCGAATCACTAAAAAAGCAAAAGGGACtaaatataatatagtaaaaaatgttataaaattcgATGATTATGTAAACTGTTTAAATGATTTTAAGGAACAAACTGCTACTCAACACTCCATTCGGTCATATAGCCATAACGTCTATAGTATAGAACAAACAAAAATTGCGCTAAGTCCTTATGAcgataaaagatatttaattccaaatagttttagaaCCCTACCATTGGGACATTACAGTATtttagaatag
- the LOC126880461 gene encoding uncharacterized protein LOC126880461, whose amino-acid sequence MNVPSLTDLSIKKICETTVSASYFIEQSPLPWTLTKIILKKFPLYKWETMISSAKNDPIPSYKGIEFIACSKHIPSHLRNVVLGKSDWGSIFEDEHSSYCVWANGYYLKQHRLNVCKSCFFAFKNAHETLNKFLLVRYDHTHEVYDADDIVECVYQQPYYWCNSCFTQVLFDLKDYESCVNALHEMPRNNRFDDSEPEV is encoded by the coding sequence atgaaTGTTCCATCATTGACCGACCTGTCTATCAAAAAAATCTGTGAAACAACAGTATCAGCATCATATTTCATCGAGCAGTCCCCCTTGCCGTGgacattaacaaaaataatattaaaaaaatttcctttatATAAATGGGAAACGATGATAAGCAGTGCTAAAAATGATCCTATTCCTTCATATAAAGGAATAGAATTTATTGCTTGCTCTAAACACATACCGTCACATTTAAGAAATGTCGTATTAGGAAAGTCAGATTGGGGGAGTATATTTGAAGATGAACACTCCAGTTATTGTGTATGGGCTAATGGATATTATCTTAAGCAGCATCGCCTAAACGTATGTAAATCATGTTTTTTTGCATTCAAAAATGCTCATGAGACCTTAAATAAATTTTTACTGGTGCGTTACGACCATACTCACGAAGTTTATGATGCTGATGATATCGTTGAATGCGTATATCAGCAACCATATTATTGGTGCAATAGTTGCTTTACTCAAGTTTTATTCGATTTAAAAGATTACGAGTCTTGCGTTAATGCATTACATGAAATGCCTAGAAATAACAGGTTTGATGATTCTGAACCAGAAGTCTGA